The Toxorhynchites rutilus septentrionalis strain SRP chromosome 1, ASM2978413v1, whole genome shotgun sequence genome contains the following window.
atgtctctgttagggacccgccacatgtcgtcaatttcgaccaatcagaagtgggtatttccgttaggataggattgagatttttcaattgttcgatagttagtttcttgacatatattattttcttcaatataaaaaattgttatggagtgccgaaatcgattgacgcaaaaatttcatcaatccatcatgaaatgactgagcaataagcgtttgaaattggacaattatcacgatgtgctcgattttcgattttcaatttgtacccccatatgttcccgaaagacgtaatcctacgtcaaaagtgttcagtttttgaacctCCTCCTTAATGCCTCCTCAATTAAttaatggattttggttccaaatacacacattgataggaaatatcctcagcaactgtttatatgctacacatcaCGGGTTTTCAgttcatataaagttcaaattgaggaaaaattggaagaaagaattcccaattttcccatacattttgtctgcgctcccgcagcaaacagctgttcattacaagcaaccgaGGGTATGGGCGAACCGTATGGACAAGGCGAAGAagggagacaaaaaagagattataaataaatataggcggtcgctacaacgttaactatatggctatataaagtgagcgatggtggggcttggccacattctatcatcggacgccaagcaggaaagacgctatcttgaaattAATTCTCAGCATAAGAGattgctgcatttgccggggatgtatgcgaTGCGATACCGCtagagtgagagacaggagtttcaatgggatgtgtAGCAGGAGAAGAGTGTTAAATCGACGagtgttaaaagcggtggaagcgtcgcgccgggtgaataagtggctaatcgcgctcgatttgatagaatgctagAGTCTttcaacggttttatttagatgtgacatatttgtatgtttgtatgtaacatgtttgtctatggtgctgtaccacattaattgaaatttgacccctttcctggtgaccgattgatctgaaatttggaacacacctttacctctgcagtcattataaaactgcatatttcatgatcttgaaaatccaagatggcgaccgctacaaaatggcggattgctctgaaatttggaacacacctttacctctgcagtcattataaaactgcatatttcatgatcttgaaaatccaagatggcgaccgctacaaaatggcggattgcatattttctcaaagccccatcaatatgggtatcaaacgaaagggattgactagtagaacacagttatttatgaaaaatgcaaatccaaaatggccgccaacacaaaatggcggattacatattttctctaaaccccatcaatatgggaatcaaatgaaggacttgactagtagaacacagtaattCATGAGtagtgcaaagcccaattatatcacgataccagacggtaaattcctattacgatatgcttgccatcaagtatATATTCGTTGCCGGATAGCAATAACTcctgcaacatttgcaccgcacgacatttgcacgacaaattttgattttttcgtatttgaatctaaaggtttgagtgtttgctgggggctgaggttttattttatcctttgatttttttttctgtaattttgtacatgaaaagttgatcattctgggatctgtgctctatgatattcgaataatggacaccccttagtgtagtcctacgtctctccggttatgtccccgacattacccacccgtcttttttttttgtttggcgattttttggttttttgtcattttccgggaAACGGAAGGACggagaaaaaaacattcttgaatATTTGGGTTTCcgtaacgccaataatcaaaattacaccaatcgctaaaaaaataatttttacagcttggtcgttaatgggttaaactgctgagaaaattttctcataaataaatagaatttcgaaaactattatatctgtttgaaatattgttatatacaaGTTGTTAGGTAACTGATCCGAAATATttcaggtgatagaggatcgtatttgatgaaaaaaatcttccacgcttATGGTCAAATCTCATCTACGAAAGAATTAATGAACTTTTTCTtaagatcatttttttttgccttaaactgactttaattcaaaatttacgctgcttagcacgattcaattgctttcatttgagaaaattgtacaaaaaattatattgtgaatcatttaaatttttgcaaGATAAAAAGAAGGATAGCAGTGTAGTGTCAAGGAAAGAATTGTAGAATGGTTGGACaacttcaatttggttgatagaaacagtcCAGTtcatcatgcatttttggaaaatttataaaaacctataaaatcacaaaaaaataagcttcatctttatctctgaatgttacttggttccattaatttaaatgttttacaactgccctttacgatttttttttatctttcaaatgagtagcataattattataagggtgctcatacactgtttgaccgaagccaaatatttgactctttttgacagataaaatttggtcaacgtgtactgatcaaatatattctacacaaaacacgacaagcaaatattcaattattggatgcctaaaatatttgttcagtctgttcttcgaacctgtcggtacatggttaggttaccttgaatatgtcagttgattttttccatgttcggtgtttgatattgtttactactgttgaaaattgaagagtggcaaacaaaatagtttttgtacaaatatcaaatcaaaccttatctgtcaaaaaatgtcaaatatttgacctccgggcaaacagtgtacggccaccttaagtagcgtactttctaaattagagtcagttaAAGAATTCgactcaagaaaagttcaacaactctAATTGAGAATAGACCAAATGCgtagaattttttcattaaatatgatcttctatcacctcctgaaatgttccgaatcagctacctaattccacctatatttttatcagaacaCTGGTGGTtgtaattagaaaaaaaattcttcctgtccacgtggactcgatCTATACCCCGTCCCCCCTCTCCGTTGACAAGCGTGACCATTgtcttaccccctaccccccctaaagttgtccacgtggtatgtggacagccccatacGAGGAAAAAATTGCAATTGGAAATTCCAATGTATTGAAGATTCCACAGGAATTGTACATAATGCACCTGTAACTATGAAAGTAAAAAAGTTCAGAATCGAAAAgaagatgaaatattcaaacaaaaagtTTAGCTTATCAGTCATTGTCGATTCTCTCAACTATCTCGAGCCGATTCAAATATAATCCATgagaaatttgtaaatttgctCAAAACTACATTCATTTTCATTGAGTCTTTAGTATCTAACATTTTCCAAACTATTACGAAAACTCCGTGAGAATTCCAACCAGGTATATGGTAACAGATGTGGAATTTATTCTCATTAGCACTTTATAATACTCACAGTTATCTTCAATTGCCGGTGAAGCATCGTTTGCTTAGCTATCTTTTTTTTCTAACGTTCACACCGTGTTATGTTCCACTTCCTCCAGGCATTCCAGGCCATCCTTCCTCACTTCTCTCTCGCTTTCGACGCACTCTTATCGGTCGGTTGTCCGTCCAACGCCCGAGCGACCTAATAAGCAAACCAGAAACCTTCATGTTTATCTCAAGTCGTCATTTATTTGGGGTGGAGATAATACCTCGATTGGCAGCGATTAACTATCGACCAATAATTACCTCCCGAAAGTACGAAAACCAGACGCTCGTTCTCGTTTCACTCGGCGGCGTCCGTTTGGACGCTGTCGCCGGTTGCCGGTTGCATAGCACAGATGAAGATGAGGGAACCGTTACTACTAGCGCTGATGAAGCTGCTGCAGCGAGTACTCCCGCCTAGAATGAAATGCTAattactcaaaaacaaaatctacACGCTTGTTGTGTTTATCCGCATCATACCGAAAGCGCGTCAAGTGCGTGTTCCACTTGAGAAAGATAGAGAGAGCTTATCTGTGGCGGTGGGGACGACCCGACCCGGTTCTTTTCGCGCGCGCTTGCAAAAACACTAAGCAGTTCGCATCATGACCGGCACCGATCCGATCCGGTCAGTCGACCCGGTGGTAGTGAAAATCAATCAACGCCGAAAACAAACGGCGCGGAAAAGCGAACGAATtcctcatttgtttgattttaatcTCGTTAAAATTAGTTTCGATTGAGTCAAGTGGATGGTGGAGGTGCTCAACTAATTGAGAAGAAGACACGCCGCAGCAAAGAAAAAGGAAAATCAGAACAAGCCGCCCCCTTCAGAAGACAAAAGAGCGCGTGGCGCAGCAATCCAAGTGCTATTTTCGTGTttttctgtgtgtgtgtgtgtgtgtgtgccggGGGAAATACAATCAGTGGGGCGAGGAAAAAAGGA
Protein-coding sequences here:
- the LOC129762259 gene encoding uncharacterized protein LOC129762259; protein product: MVINETETTLTAKVLSTEAGVLAAAASSALVVTVPSSSSVLCNRQPATASKRTPPSETRTSVWFSYFREVARALDGQPTDKSASKAREK